From the Jilunia laotingensis genome, the window TTCTCGTCGAAAGTCATGCGGTCGATGCAAACGTTACGGTGAGTGCCCTCTTTATCATTCAGCGGATGACGATGGTAAACGATATAATATTCTTCGGTACCCGGAATCTGTATGACAGAGTGATGTCCTGCACCCGTACCGATATTAGGATCTTGTTCCAATATTTTGCCGATTCGTTCAAAAGGGCCGAATGGAGAATCGGAGATAGCATATGCTACTGAATAGTCGGGACCTGTCCAGCCGCCTTCGCTCCACATGAAATAGTATTTATTGTTTTTCTTAAATACGAACGGTCCTTCAACGTAATGTTCGGGCGTAACTTCTTTGTACATGGTTCCGTCTTCGAATGGTATGATCTGTGTGAAGTCGTCTTTTAAACGAACGATGTTACAATGTCCCCAGCCTCCGTAGTACATGTAGTAATTGCCGTTGTCGTTGAATACAAACTGGTCGATGGGTTGTGCCCCGTTCACAATGTCGCTGATCAATGGTTTGCCGACTAAATCCTTATACGGTCCTTCCGGACGGTCGCTGACGGCTACTCCAATGCCGCCTACATCTCCCTGGTGGATATCGTTTGCAGAAAAGAAGAAGTAATACTTATTGTCTTTCTTCAGTACGGCAGGGGCCCATAGAGCTTTTGAGGCCCAACTGACGGTTGCCGTATCGAGAATGCACGCATGCTTCTCCCAGTTGACAAGGTCTTTCGAAGAGAAGCAATCAAAATAAGTAGCTTTCATTGCACCATTGCTGGACGTAGGATAAATCCAGTAAGTGTCATCGTAAATAATTGCTTCCGGGTCGGCATACCATCCTTCGATAATGGGGTTACCTGTCAGTTGTGTTTGGGTATCTGCCTTTTTACCCGATTGGCATGAAGCAATTGAGCCTGCTAATATCAAGGCTGTGAGAATCCATTTTGTTTTCATCGGTCTTATTATTTAGTGAATACTTTGCAAAAATAATAAAAGAAAGACAGCAGATACAAACAAAAGCTGCCTTTCTCATCGATAAAGAGTAATTATCCGATAGAAGTTAGGCTGCTACCTTAGTTATCTAATCTTTTATTTTTACTTGTTTTACCTTGGTCGGTTCGGTTGCTCCGTTCTCATAATACTCTAATATGATATCGTATTCACCACTAAGCATAATTTTAAGATCACAAGACCTGCCGCTTTCGATGGAAGTTAATATATTTCCACCTATCTCTTCGTTGAAAGAGCTGACCATCCAATTATCTTGTGTGCCTACATAAAAGCCTCCCCATACGCCCAATCTGAATTTCTTTTCGGTTCGGGAGCCTCCCTTAATAATGACTTTCAGTTTTATTCCAGCGGGCACATCGGCGCACAATGAATAATCACTTCTGTCCGAGACTGTAGTAACTTCATCGGCAAGAAGATTGATTCCATATTGGCCCATCTGGGGATAGGTGACGAATAAGGTACGTTGATAATCGGTATTTGCGTTAAAGTCCTGAATGCATTTGTTTAAATCCTCTGTAGTAATAGAGTACTCTACGCCTAACTCACTGTACTTTTTGATTAAGTTGGATTGTATTTCATCAATGTCAAGATAGGCAACATTGTCGGCAAGTTGCGAACCCAAGGCTTGGTTGTCTAGTTTTCCATCAGTCTGTATATCTGAGCTTATACCGGCAAGCAATTCCGAAACTTTACCCGTACTTAGCCGTCCTTGAATAATAGACGAGATTGTCAATAGGATGGCATCACTGTTTAGACTGAGTTGTTCAGATGGCATATCGTTTTCAGGGTTGCCTCCAAAAATATTCAAAACTTCTTTTCTTGCTTGCTTTTTTGCATTGGTGAAACTCATTCCCTCTTTTTTCACTAAATATTTTACACGGGGGTATTCTAGATGAGTTAGAATGTTTATATTGACAGAACTGGTATCGCTGATATCAGCCAGTGCATACAAGGAAAGTGGAGCGTTCGATACATCTCCTTCTACCTCATTAAAATAATAGCCGTCTGCTTTTAATTCGGCAAAGGGAGAAATAAGTTCGATATTTCTTTCTTCAAAGCTTCCTGAGTTATCTGCTATTCTTGTGGAATAGACAGTACCCGTTTGACCGAGTTGGTCGTCCAATAGGGTAATTGTTACTGATGAACCGTTTATATAGGGTCCTTTCTGCACATATCCGTTAAATGCCGTTTTGATAACAGGCTTTTGAGGTGGCTCTTCAATTACTTTTTCTTTAGAACAAGCAATAAAGTTCGCAATAAACGTGGCCATTAATAAGGTCATTCCAATAAATCTGAATGTTTTCATGACGTATATATTTATAAGTTCAACGTAAATCTGCTATATGTTTGAAATCAGGATATTCCCCCCATAAATATAATTTGGTGTATAATAATTGGAAGCTGCTTTAAAGATAAACCTTAATGGAGACGTCTATAGTTATACAGATAACAAATATAGAGCTTTTGTTACTTATAATCAAATAAATAGCAATATTTATTTGCGAATGGACTGCCTATGCATAAGGAGTTTTTTTATGTGAATAGAAAAAGCCGCTACAATATGATTTTCCAAGGGTCAACAATAGGTCAACAATGAAGCATTTCAAGGTGATTTTATGCCAATTTCGTCATAATCAGAAAATTTCAAACCAAAGAAAAATCCCCATAAACTGCTGCTTATGGGGATTTTACCGGTGGGCCATCTAGGGCTTGAACCTAGGACCTCCAGATTATGAGTCTGTTGCTCTAACCAACTGAGCTAAAAGCCCGTGATCCCTTGTTTAAGGATTCGGATGCAAAATTAATGCTTTTCTCTGAATTGTGCAAGTTTTCAGGGACGAAAATACATCGGAAAAGTTGAGGCTTTATTAAAAAAGTGGCTTCTTTTCTTGCGGAATCAGATAAAAAAGTAAAATCTGGACAGGAATTGGTTCTTTGTAATAATTAAAAGATTATCTTTGAAGTGTCTCTTGAATGAGAATCATTCTGTGTATTATCAATACTTAATAATGTCATGAACAACAAACTACTACTATTATCAGCCGCTTCCGCTTTCTCCGTAACGGGTTTTGCCGCTGATTACACGAACATTGTACTCGTCAATCTGGACGATGTGGGTTATGGGGATTTTTCCTGCAACGGAGCTTATGGTTATACGACACCGAATATTGACAGAATGGCCGGTGAAGGTATGCGTTTTACCCATTTTCTGGCTGGGCAACCGATTAGCGGTGCTTCCCGTGCCGGATTACTGACTGGTTGTTATCCAAACCGTATCGGTTTTGCAGGAGCGCCTGGACCGGGTTCTAAATACGGTATTCATCCTGAAGAGATGACAATGGGGGAACTGTTGAAACAGAAAGGATATAGCACTGCTATTTTTGGGAAATGGCACTTGGGTGATGCGGAGGAGTTTTTGCCTTTGCAGAATGGCTTTGATGAGTATTACGGATTACCTTACTCCAACGATATGTGGCCGTATCACCCGCAACAGGGGGAAGTCTTCAATTTTCCGGATCTGCCGACATATGATGGTAACAAGGTGGTTGGATATAATACGGACCAGTCAAAATTTACTACAGACTATACGACACGTTCCGTCAATTTTATTAAGAAGAATAAAAATAAACCGTTCTTTCTGTATTTGGCACATTCCATGCCTCACGTCCCATTGGCTGTTTCCGACAAGTTCAAGGGAAAGAGCGAACAAGGCTTATATGGTGATGTCATGATGGAGATCGACTGGAGTATCGGTGAGATATTGAAGACTTTGCGTGAACAGGGATTGGAGGAGAATACGCTGGTTATTTTAACTTCGGACAATGGGCCTTGGACTAACTATGGCAATCATGCTGGCTCAGCGGGTGGTTTGCGTGAGGCAAAAGCAACCACGTTTGACGGTGGTAACCGTATCCCGTGCATCATGTATTGGAAAGGGAAAATCCAGCCGGGTACGACATGTAATAAATTGGCTTCTAATATAGATTTATTCCCTACTTTTGCTGAGATTAGTGGCGCTCCGCTTCCGGTTCGTAAGATAGACGGGGTGAGCATCCTCTCGTTGATAAAAGGGGAGAAGAATGCCAATCCTCGTGAATCATTCGTATATTACTATAATAAGAATGATTTGGAGGCGGTAACGGATGGGATGTTTAAGTTGGTATTCCCCCACAAATATGTTACTTATGGTGCTTATGAACCGGGAAATGATGGCCAGCCGGGGCGTTTGACAAGCTTGGAGTTGTTGAAGCCGGAGATGTACGATCTTCGCCGTGATCCGGGAGAACGCTATAATGTAATCACGCAATATCCGGAAGAGGCTGCAAAACTGATGAAGATTACCGATCAGAAACGGCAGGAACTAGGTGATAATCTGACACGTATGAAGGGGAATGAGCGTCGAGAACCCGGATTGGTAAAGAATAAATGATGTATATAGAATAACGGTCGTTCTGTATCGGATAAAATGCCTGTTGCTTCTTGGGAGGAATGGGCATTTTATTTTTTTGTGAATAATCAATGGCATCTACGTTGTGTGTTGCCGAGTTGGTACCAATGTGTGTGGCACAGTACTGCCGGTTGATTGGTAAGATGGTGCTTCTTCATGGGCTACGTTGTGCCGATTAATCAGTATTGCTTCATTCTTGATTATTGATTAGGGAAGTATTTGTAGGTGAATTTAGCGGTTGGATAATGAACTTATTAAATGTACCAATCGACTCCGAAAAAATCCGTAAGGCAATTGGTACATTAATCTGTTGTTCTGTTTATTTACGTTTAGGGTTCTTCGGAAACCACCCCTTCTTTACTCTTTCTTCCTGTTCGAAGATCTCTTTGATGGTCCAGAAAGAGGAAAAGGCAAAAACTCCCAGTAAAGAGGAGACGAGAATATTGTCCACACAAAGTGAGGTCACTACTCCAGCTATTCCTAATATAAGGAATAGCCACCAACATTTGGTGCCCCAATAATATTCTGCTTTTACCACAACAGGATGGAAAAGACCGATTATCAGGAAAGTACAAATTCCTATCAGGAGACCTGACAGGTGGTAATCATTCAGAAACTCCATGGGTTATTTATCTGCCCGGATAGGAATCTCTTTCTTGATGCTTTGCTCAAGTGAAATTAAAGTTTCGGTAGCTACCACACCCGGTATTTCTTGCATTCTATTGTTCAGCAAGTCCA encodes:
- a CDS encoding glycoside hydrolase family 43 protein, translated to MKTKWILTALILAGSIASCQSGKKADTQTQLTGNPIIEGWYADPEAIIYDDTYWIYPTSSNGAMKATYFDCFSSKDLVNWEKHACILDTATVSWASKALWAPAVLKKDNKYYFFFSANDIHQGDVGGIGVAVSDRPEGPYKDLVGKPLISDIVNGAQPIDQFVFNDNGNYYMYYGGWGHCNIVRLKDDFTQIIPFEDGTMYKEVTPEHYVEGPFVFKKNNKYYFMWSEGGWTGPDYSVAYAISDSPFGPFERIGKILEQDPNIGTGAGHHSVIQIPGTEEYYIVYHRHPLNDKEGTHRNVCIDRMTFDENGFINPVKLTMEGVEAKPLK
- a CDS encoding sulfatase family protein, producing the protein MNNKLLLLSAASAFSVTGFAADYTNIVLVNLDDVGYGDFSCNGAYGYTTPNIDRMAGEGMRFTHFLAGQPISGASRAGLLTGCYPNRIGFAGAPGPGSKYGIHPEEMTMGELLKQKGYSTAIFGKWHLGDAEEFLPLQNGFDEYYGLPYSNDMWPYHPQQGEVFNFPDLPTYDGNKVVGYNTDQSKFTTDYTTRSVNFIKKNKNKPFFLYLAHSMPHVPLAVSDKFKGKSEQGLYGDVMMEIDWSIGEILKTLREQGLEENTLVILTSDNGPWTNYGNHAGSAGGLREAKATTFDGGNRIPCIMYWKGKIQPGTTCNKLASNIDLFPTFAEISGAPLPVRKIDGVSILSLIKGEKNANPRESFVYYYNKNDLEAVTDGMFKLVFPHKYVTYGAYEPGNDGQPGRLTSLELLKPEMYDLRRDPGERYNVITQYPEEAAKLMKITDQKRQELGDNLTRMKGNERREPGLVKNK
- a CDS encoding DUF4491 family protein; this encodes MEFLNDYHLSGLLIGICTFLIIGLFHPVVVKAEYYWGTKCWWLFLILGIAGVVTSLCVDNILVSSLLGVFAFSSFWTIKEIFEQEERVKKGWFPKNPKRK